A window of Ignicoccus hospitalis KIN4/I contains these coding sequences:
- a CDS encoding macro domain-containing protein yields MRLKVGSCEVVLTEGDITEFEGNAIVNAANSLMIMGGGVAGAIKRKGGEEIEREAVEKAPVPVGEAIATSAGKLKVKYVIHAPTMERPAMRVPPENAYLATKAALKVAKELGLKKVAFPMMGAGVGGLSVGTAAKEMLKAIKESCEGMEVWLYAYGEKAYEELLRAAREFAEGGS; encoded by the coding sequence TTGAGGCTCAAGGTGGGCTCTTGCGAGGTGGTGTTGACCGAAGGGGACATAACGGAGTTCGAGGGGAACGCGATAGTTAACGCGGCCAACAGCTTGATGATCATGGGAGGGGGAGTGGCGGGCGCGATAAAGAGGAAGGGCGGAGAAGAGATAGAGAGGGAAGCCGTCGAGAAGGCCCCGGTGCCGGTGGGGGAGGCGATCGCCACCTCGGCGGGCAAGCTCAAGGTGAAGTACGTCATCCACGCCCCGACTATGGAGAGGCCCGCGATGAGGGTGCCCCCGGAGAACGCTTACTTAGCTACCAAGGCCGCCCTGAAGGTCGCGAAGGAGCTGGGCCTGAAGAAGGTGGCATTCCCAATGATGGGCGCCGGGGTGGGAGGGCTGAGCGTGGGGACGGCCGCTAAGGAGATGTTGAAGGCAATAAAGGAGAGCTGCGAGGGCATGGAAGTGTGGCTCTACGCCTACGGCGAAAAGGCGTACGAGGAGCTCTTGAGGGCGGCCCGGGAGTTCGCGGAGGGCGGCTCATAA
- a CDS encoding glycosyltransferase yields MDVSVIVPTYNERENLPVLAKRLDKAMGKAGISYELVVVDDNSPDGTAEVARNLKLEHGKVKVVVRKDERGLASAVMKGFEVAEGKYFVVMDADLQHPPEVVPELVKRLKEDCDLVIASRYSKEGRIEEWNFVRKVISKGATILAKLLVPATKYTTDPMSGFFALKREVVERAKLPLNPLGYKILLELLAKGSFEKVCEVPYVFGKRLAGESKLGGRVMLEYLIHLMKLAKETGELNRMLTFAAVGASGIVVNEGALYAVYELLGAKSLGALGLAAAGLAGFEASVVYNFLLHERVTFKDRRKGSVVKRFLHYEAASVLGAAAQLAFLLGLTYAGVHYLISNLIGIVVGLGIRYSYSATKAWPA; encoded by the coding sequence GTGGACGTCTCGGTAATTGTGCCGACGTACAACGAGAGGGAGAACTTGCCAGTATTGGCGAAGAGGTTGGACAAGGCCATGGGTAAGGCCGGGATAAGCTATGAGCTCGTCGTGGTTGACGACAACTCTCCGGACGGCACGGCCGAGGTCGCTAGGAACTTGAAGCTGGAGCACGGAAAGGTAAAGGTTGTCGTTAGGAAGGACGAGAGGGGGCTGGCGAGCGCGGTAATGAAGGGCTTCGAGGTGGCGGAGGGGAAGTACTTCGTAGTCATGGACGCGGACCTACAGCACCCCCCGGAGGTGGTGCCCGAGCTCGTGAAGAGGCTGAAGGAGGACTGCGACTTAGTGATAGCCTCTAGGTACTCGAAGGAGGGCAGGATAGAGGAGTGGAACTTCGTTAGGAAGGTCATAAGTAAGGGCGCTACCATCTTGGCGAAGCTGTTAGTGCCGGCCACTAAGTACACCACCGACCCCATGAGTGGGTTCTTCGCGCTCAAGAGGGAAGTTGTGGAGAGGGCCAAGCTCCCCCTCAACCCCCTCGGGTACAAGATACTCCTAGAGCTGCTCGCGAAGGGGAGCTTCGAGAAGGTCTGCGAGGTCCCCTACGTCTTCGGCAAGAGGTTGGCAGGCGAGTCCAAGCTCGGGGGGAGGGTTATGCTCGAATACTTGATACACTTGATGAAGCTGGCGAAGGAGACCGGCGAGCTCAATAGGATGCTAACGTTCGCCGCCGTGGGCGCGAGCGGGATAGTGGTGAACGAGGGCGCGCTCTACGCGGTCTACGAGCTCTTGGGCGCCAAGTCCCTGGGCGCCTTAGGCTTGGCCGCTGCGGGCCTCGCGGGCTTCGAGGCCTCCGTGGTTTACAACTTCTTGTTGCACGAGAGGGTGACGTTCAAGGACAGGAGGAAGGGATCCGTCGTGAAGAGGTTCCTCCACTACGAGGCGGCCAGCGTCTTGGGCGCAGCGGCGCAGCTCGCCTTCCTCCTAGGCTTGACCTACGCGGGGGTGCACTACTTGATCTCGAACTTGATAGGCATAGTGGTCGGGCTCGGAATTAGGTACTCCTACTCCGCCACCAAGGCTTGGCCAGCTTGA
- a CDS encoding formate--phosphoribosylaminoimidazolecarboxamide ligase: protein MRVTDVLKEYDLSKLTVATVASHSALQIVHGAKKEGLRTLLIVKKDRYEFYSSFSHLVDSFIIVESWKEVLNEDVVNELLASNAVLVPHGSFVEYVGAQGLLDYPVPIFGSRKILLWESDQKKKMELLRRAGIKVPREYRSPDEVDGLVIVKLGGAKGGKGYFLAKTPEEVRRGLEALGNPSNYIIQEYVIGVPAYYHFFYSPIYNRLEITGMDIRYESNVDGLRRLPPELASGIRPSFTVVGNIPVVLRESLLIDVYKYGKSFVRTTEELLGEELVGPFCLESIITEEGEVVVFEFSGRIVAGTNLYVNGSPYSYLYWDEPMSAGRRVAREIRKARDSGRLEEVLR from the coding sequence TTGAGAGTAACCGATGTCTTGAAGGAATACGACCTATCTAAGCTCACCGTAGCCACCGTCGCAAGCCACTCGGCCTTGCAGATAGTCCACGGCGCCAAGAAGGAGGGCTTGAGGACGCTTTTGATAGTTAAGAAGGATAGGTACGAGTTCTACTCCAGCTTCTCACACTTGGTTGATTCCTTCATAATAGTTGAGAGCTGGAAGGAGGTGTTGAACGAGGACGTGGTAAACGAGTTGTTGGCGTCCAACGCAGTGTTGGTGCCCCACGGGAGCTTCGTGGAGTACGTCGGGGCCCAAGGCCTCTTGGACTACCCGGTGCCGATCTTCGGCTCGAGGAAAATACTCCTCTGGGAGTCGGACCAGAAGAAGAAGATGGAGCTGTTGAGGAGGGCCGGGATAAAGGTGCCGAGGGAGTACCGAAGCCCCGACGAGGTCGACGGGCTGGTCATAGTCAAGCTCGGAGGGGCCAAGGGAGGCAAGGGCTACTTCTTGGCCAAGACGCCGGAGGAAGTTAGGAGGGGCTTGGAGGCCTTGGGCAACCCCAGCAACTACATAATTCAAGAGTACGTGATAGGGGTGCCGGCTTACTACCACTTCTTCTACTCCCCCATTTATAACAGGCTGGAGATAACCGGGATGGACATAAGGTACGAGAGCAACGTCGACGGGCTGCGCAGGCTCCCGCCGGAGCTGGCCTCCGGCATAAGGCCGTCCTTCACCGTAGTGGGCAACATACCCGTGGTTCTGAGGGAGAGCTTGCTAATTGACGTGTACAAGTACGGGAAGAGTTTCGTGAGGACGACCGAGGAGCTCTTGGGGGAGGAGCTGGTGGGCCCCTTCTGCCTCGAATCGATAATAACTGAGGAGGGCGAGGTGGTGGTGTTCGAGTTCTCCGGGAGGATAGTGGCCGGCACGAACTTGTACGTGAACGGCAGCCCCTACTCCTACTTGTACTGGGACGAGCCCATGAGCGCCGGGAGGAGGGTGGCGCGGGAGATAAGGAAGGCGAGGGACTCCGGGAGGCTGGAGGAAGTGTTGAGATGA
- a CDS encoding COG2426 family protein yields the protein MDCLACVALSALPAVEVRGSVPCLALAGCGAHYAALSYLLSSSTGALVYLLLEKLFPLVEEFLKGRWELGAKLLEKVVERTKKKASKKVEEMGTLGLAAFVALPVPGTGVWTGALAGYLLGLKRRDVVLALFAGNAVTTAIMSLSYLLQSP from the coding sequence TTGGACTGCCTCGCTTGCGTCGCCTTGTCGGCCTTGCCGGCCGTGGAGGTTCGCGGCTCCGTCCCTTGCTTGGCGCTCGCCGGCTGCGGGGCCCACTACGCGGCCTTGAGCTACTTGCTCAGCTCCTCCACCGGGGCCCTCGTTTATCTATTGTTGGAGAAGCTGTTCCCGTTGGTGGAGGAGTTCTTGAAGGGGAGGTGGGAGCTCGGGGCCAAACTATTGGAGAAGGTCGTGGAGAGGACCAAAAAGAAGGCGAGCAAGAAGGTAGAGGAGATGGGTACGTTGGGGTTGGCCGCGTTCGTAGCGCTCCCCGTGCCGGGGACCGGGGTGTGGACCGGGGCCCTCGCGGGCTACCTCTTGGGGCTGAAAAGGAGGGACGTGGTGCTGGCGCTCTTCGCGGGAAACGCGGTAACTACCGCGATAATGAGCTTGAGCTACTTGCTTCAGTCGCCGTAA
- a CDS encoding CBS domain-containing protein, producing the protein MKVAEVAREAPWVTPATKVYEAARLMEESEVPCVMVKTVDGEFVGIFCRRELVSAASENNCHDVIEDYVNTEPSFVSYDADVIDAIKLFNKYKEEELVVLNENEEPYAVITTIDVVRIAGKILESIYGD; encoded by the coding sequence TTGAAGGTAGCTGAGGTCGCCCGGGAGGCCCCTTGGGTCACGCCGGCCACTAAGGTCTACGAGGCGGCGAGGCTCATGGAGGAGTCAGAGGTGCCTTGTGTAATGGTGAAGACCGTGGACGGGGAGTTCGTGGGGATATTCTGTAGGAGGGAGCTCGTCTCCGCGGCGTCTGAGAACAACTGTCACGACGTCATTGAAGATTATGTCAACACCGAGCCCTCCTTCGTCAGCTACGACGCAGACGTCATCGACGCCATAAAGCTGTTCAACAAGTACAAGGAGGAGGAGCTGGTGGTCTTGAACGAAAACGAGGAGCCGTACGCTGTAATAACCACCATAGACGTGGTCAGGATAGCGGGTAAAATACTGGAGTCCATTTACGGCGACTGA
- a CDS encoding succinate dehydrogenase/fumarate reductase iron-sulfur subunit gives MPKVKFKVARYDPATKASWWQEYEVEVDKYTSVAVALQRVREEKDPTLAYRPLCKMGVCGNCAVKINGRPALACLTNALEAAEEGNGTIVVEPLDNMPVVRDLIVDRSDFERRMFSVKPYLVPKEEVLKSDKWYPMLPAVQMDLWSSAQCVWCGVCYSVCPVAKVNEEFAGPHALVKVYRFAYDPRDALGRERVYLNEKSLWMCVACKNCGTSCPKNLKHGLRFKRMRNDDVKSPRSEYAEKAVKHVIATIASIAKYGRADEVEIFTSTGLTEAVADALPRLARGGWKRRPYKPKPGEADRRAVEAFRAAVSGLLKARV, from the coding sequence TTGCCCAAAGTAAAGTTCAAGGTAGCCCGGTACGACCCCGCCACTAAGGCATCTTGGTGGCAAGAGTACGAGGTGGAGGTGGACAAGTACACCTCCGTAGCGGTCGCCTTGCAAAGGGTTAGGGAGGAGAAGGACCCCACCCTAGCTTACAGGCCGCTGTGCAAGATGGGCGTCTGCGGGAACTGCGCGGTCAAGATAAACGGGAGGCCCGCGCTGGCTTGCTTGACCAACGCCCTGGAGGCCGCAGAAGAGGGGAACGGGACTATAGTGGTCGAGCCCTTGGACAACATGCCGGTCGTGAGGGACCTAATAGTAGACAGGTCGGACTTCGAGAGGAGGATGTTCTCCGTCAAGCCCTACCTAGTTCCTAAGGAGGAGGTCCTCAAGTCCGACAAGTGGTACCCCATGCTCCCGGCGGTGCAGATGGACTTGTGGAGCTCCGCCCAGTGCGTCTGGTGCGGGGTGTGCTACAGCGTCTGCCCGGTAGCCAAGGTCAACGAGGAGTTCGCCGGGCCCCACGCGCTGGTCAAGGTGTACCGCTTCGCCTACGACCCCAGGGACGCCCTCGGGAGGGAGAGGGTGTACCTCAACGAGAAGAGCTTGTGGATGTGTGTGGCGTGCAAGAACTGCGGGACTTCGTGTCCAAAGAACTTGAAGCACGGGCTTAGGTTCAAACGCATGAGGAACGACGACGTCAAGTCGCCGAGGAGCGAGTACGCGGAGAAAGCGGTAAAGCACGTGATCGCTACCATAGCGAGCATAGCGAAGTACGGGAGGGCGGACGAGGTGGAGATCTTCACCTCCACCGGCCTGACCGAGGCGGTCGCGGACGCCTTGCCGAGGCTGGCCAGAGGGGGATGGAAGAGGAGGCCCTACAAGCCCAAGCCCGGGGAGGCGGACCGCCGGGCAGTGGAGGCCTTCCGCGCGGCCGTGAGTGGGCTTTTAAAGGCGCGGGTCTAG
- a CDS encoding GIY-YIG nuclease family protein, producing MEVSKGAYLLVVELEEGLERWGLGPGLYAYVGSAWGPGGLFARVRRHLTKGFSKPRWHVDYLTMKGKPLIAFLFPGLTEEELYSVVAKVLRPAVKGFGSTDTKHLTHLFVAEPRRLPELLSRIRSLRKTDRT from the coding sequence GTGGAGGTTTCGAAGGGGGCTTACTTGTTGGTAGTGGAGCTCGAGGAGGGGCTGGAGAGGTGGGGCCTGGGGCCGGGGCTTTACGCTTACGTGGGCTCCGCCTGGGGCCCGGGAGGCTTGTTCGCGAGGGTAAGGAGGCACTTGACCAAGGGCTTCTCCAAACCGAGGTGGCACGTGGACTACCTAACTATGAAGGGCAAGCCCTTGATAGCCTTCTTGTTCCCCGGGCTGACCGAGGAGGAGCTGTACTCCGTAGTAGCGAAGGTCCTAAGGCCCGCCGTAAAGGGGTTCGGCTCGACCGACACTAAGCACTTAACTCACTTGTTCGTTGCGGAGCCACGTAGGCTGCCGGAACTGTTGTCACGGATTCGCAGCCTACGCAAGACAGATCGAACATAG
- a CDS encoding aldo/keto reductase — protein sequence MRRIGGEAVSDIGLGSWAVRDPKSFVETLVKAFEMGINLVDTAEMYRTEPLVREAMEIYGSKEIFVTTKLYPWNVRHDCERALRRQVERLGKVPDLTLVHWPEDIATEVRELEKMVDKGLTRMIGVSNVTKEQLEVALHATKKHEIVAVQNKYSPTFTATEELFPTLEEKGIALQAHTPLDRGRALELDWVRRKAEELGAPPAAIVIAWLLSRSPVVIPIPKTERVEHLMELLEGTKIKL from the coding sequence TTGCGCAGGATAGGGGGCGAGGCGGTCTCGGACATAGGTCTGGGGTCTTGGGCGGTTAGGGACCCCAAGTCCTTCGTAGAAACCTTGGTTAAGGCATTCGAAATGGGAATAAACTTGGTGGACACGGCGGAGATGTATAGGACCGAGCCCCTCGTGAGGGAAGCTATGGAAATTTACGGTAGCAAGGAAATATTCGTGACCACCAAGCTCTACCCGTGGAACGTGAGGCACGACTGCGAGAGGGCCCTCAGGAGGCAAGTGGAGAGGCTCGGGAAGGTGCCCGACCTAACCTTGGTCCACTGGCCGGAGGACATAGCCACCGAGGTGAGGGAGCTGGAGAAGATGGTTGACAAGGGGCTCACGAGGATGATAGGCGTCTCCAACGTTACGAAGGAACAGCTGGAGGTGGCCCTCCACGCGACCAAGAAGCACGAAATAGTTGCGGTCCAGAACAAGTACAGCCCCACCTTCACCGCCACGGAGGAGCTCTTCCCCACGTTGGAGGAGAAGGGCATAGCGTTGCAAGCCCACACCCCTTTGGACAGGGGGAGGGCGCTGGAGCTGGACTGGGTGAGGAGGAAGGCGGAGGAGCTGGGCGCGCCCCCGGCGGCAATAGTAATAGCTTGGCTCCTCTCGCGCTCCCCGGTGGTCATACCGATCCCTAAGACGGAAAGGGTGGAGCACTTGATGGAGCTCTTGGAGGGGACGAAGATAAAGCTCTAG
- a CDS encoding THUMP domain-containing protein gives MSEFNVTVACWRGREHKAEAELRSYWGKDFYVVRKQPSYLIIKYKGDPFEAVERLKELVDPRYTVLLKAVPYDFSVPADIEDVVKAVSKAAQKIPEGETFRVTLEGPLFELRGDQWEELDREEAIRRIASVVKRPVKLEGYDWVVYVKSLPLRGSQFAGVSVHRPSQVFKVKPYK, from the coding sequence TTGAGCGAGTTCAACGTCACCGTGGCGTGCTGGAGGGGCCGGGAGCACAAGGCGGAGGCCGAGCTGAGGAGCTACTGGGGGAAGGACTTCTACGTAGTGAGGAAGCAGCCCAGCTACTTAATAATAAAGTACAAGGGAGACCCCTTCGAGGCCGTGGAGAGGCTGAAGGAGCTGGTGGACCCCCGCTACACCGTCCTGCTGAAGGCCGTCCCCTACGACTTCTCCGTGCCCGCCGACATAGAGGACGTGGTTAAGGCAGTGAGCAAGGCGGCTCAGAAGATCCCGGAGGGGGAAACTTTCCGGGTGACTTTGGAGGGCCCGCTTTTCGAGCTCCGCGGGGACCAGTGGGAGGAGCTGGATAGGGAAGAAGCGATAAGGAGGATAGCCTCCGTAGTGAAGAGGCCGGTAAAACTGGAGGGCTACGACTGGGTCGTTTACGTAAAGAGCTTGCCCTTGAGGGGTTCCCAGTTCGCCGGCGTGAGTGTCCATAGGCCCTCTCAAGTGTTTAAGGTCAAGCCGTACAAGTGA
- the rpl12p gene encoding 50S ribosomal protein P1, which produces MEYIYAALLLHAAGKEITEDAVKKVLEAAGVEVDETRVKALVAALSEVNIEEAIKSAAFPVAAAPAAAPAAAGGEAKEEKKEEEEEEEKKEAVSEEELSAGLGALFG; this is translated from the coding sequence ATGGAGTACATCTACGCGGCGCTCTTGCTGCACGCAGCTGGTAAGGAGATAACCGAGGACGCCGTGAAGAAGGTGCTGGAGGCGGCGGGCGTCGAAGTGGACGAGACGAGGGTAAAGGCGTTGGTCGCCGCGCTCAGCGAGGTGAACATAGAGGAGGCGATCAAGAGCGCTGCCTTCCCCGTAGCCGCCGCCCCCGCGGCCGCGCCCGCCGCCGCCGGCGGAGAGGCCAAGGAGGAGAAGAAGGAAGAGGAAGAAGAGGAGGAGAAGAAGGAGGCCGTCAGCGAGGAGGAGCTCTCCGCCGGCCTGGGAGCCCTCTTCGGCTAA
- a CDS encoding 4-phosphopantoate--beta-alanine ligase — MSFVPPDHPRFLSLMYRERLVEKFKEGVVVAQGLIAHGRGEAFDYILGEQTIPPALEAEKAAAALLKLARKPVISVNGNAAALVPGELVELSKALNAPLEVNLFYRSEERAKRIAELLKAHGAEEVLWRPDQELPGLSSERRRVSSKGIASADVVLVSLEDGDRTEALKRNGKKVIAIDLNPFSRTSLTADITIVDNVIRAIPNITKFVKAMSEREAEEALERFDNARNLREVVKWIKKWLDAKTSELL, encoded by the coding sequence TTGAGCTTCGTGCCCCCCGACCACCCCAGGTTCCTTTCCCTAATGTATAGGGAGAGGCTGGTCGAGAAGTTCAAGGAAGGGGTAGTGGTCGCGCAAGGCTTGATAGCGCACGGGAGGGGAGAGGCCTTCGATTACATACTGGGCGAGCAGACCATCCCCCCGGCCTTGGAGGCCGAAAAGGCAGCAGCGGCGCTGCTCAAGCTGGCGCGCAAGCCGGTCATAAGCGTCAACGGGAACGCGGCCGCCTTGGTCCCCGGGGAGTTGGTGGAGCTCAGCAAGGCCCTAAACGCCCCCCTCGAGGTCAACTTGTTCTATAGGTCCGAGGAGAGGGCCAAGAGGATAGCTGAGCTCCTCAAGGCCCACGGGGCGGAGGAGGTCTTGTGGAGGCCCGACCAAGAGCTGCCGGGGCTTAGCTCCGAGAGGAGGAGGGTGAGCTCCAAGGGCATAGCCTCTGCTGACGTGGTGTTGGTGAGCTTGGAGGACGGGGACCGCACGGAAGCGTTGAAGAGGAACGGGAAGAAGGTAATTGCAATAGACTTGAACCCTTTCTCGAGGACCTCCCTAACTGCCGACATAACTATAGTTGACAACGTGATTAGGGCAATACCGAACATAACGAAGTTCGTAAAGGCTATGAGCGAGAGGGAGGCGGAGGAGGCTTTGGAGAGGTTCGACAACGCGAGGAACTTGAGGGAGGTGGTCAAATGGATAAAGAAGTGGCTGGATGCTAAGACTTCAGAGCTCCTCTAG
- the psmA gene encoding archaeal proteasome endopeptidase complex subunit alpha: MAFGLASQLGYDRAITVFSPEGKLYQVEYAFEAVKRGWSTIGAKCKEGVVVAASKKKVQTLVDFDKLEKIHFIDDHIVTSFAGLAADGRVLVDVARRAALNYRFLYDEPAPVEYVTKAVSDLKQVYTQHGGVRPFGVSLIIAGVDDEPQVFMTEPSGQYMSYKAVAIGQNHHILMEFLEANYKYDLSLDELVKLVLKAFLQVSESEKDPELYEVAVVPVDTKTARKLTVEEVAKHLEEL; encoded by the coding sequence TTGGCGTTCGGCCTGGCCTCCCAGTTAGGTTACGACAGAGCGATAACCGTGTTCTCGCCCGAGGGCAAGCTCTACCAAGTGGAGTACGCCTTCGAGGCCGTCAAGAGGGGCTGGAGCACCATAGGCGCTAAGTGTAAGGAGGGCGTCGTCGTAGCTGCCTCCAAGAAGAAGGTGCAGACTCTGGTGGACTTCGACAAGCTTGAGAAGATACACTTCATCGACGATCACATAGTTACCAGCTTCGCCGGCTTGGCCGCCGACGGGAGGGTGTTGGTGGACGTGGCCAGGAGGGCGGCCCTCAACTACCGCTTCCTCTACGACGAGCCCGCCCCGGTGGAGTACGTCACCAAGGCAGTCAGCGACCTGAAGCAAGTGTACACCCAGCACGGGGGAGTGAGGCCCTTCGGGGTTTCCTTGATAATAGCCGGCGTGGACGACGAGCCCCAAGTGTTTATGACGGAGCCCTCGGGACAGTACATGAGCTACAAGGCGGTGGCCATAGGCCAGAACCACCACATCCTCATGGAATTCTTGGAAGCTAACTATAAGTACGATCTGAGCTTGGACGAGTTGGTAAAACTGGTGCTCAAGGCGTTCCTACAAGTGTCGGAGAGCGAGAAGGACCCGGAGCTTTACGAAGTTGCAGTGGTCCCGGTGGACACCAAGACCGCGAGGAAGCTCACCGTGGAGGAGGTAGCAAAACACCTAGAGGAGCTCTGA
- a CDS encoding cation acetate symporter, protein MFSVVALIMVIIVAIVTMGIAWWSYRRVRSVQDFYAAGRSVPWILIAWALTSNYLSAASFLGVAGGISNFGLDRVWDPIGYFAGWVLVLLVAAEYIRKVGKFTVADILTERFSGAPELRALAMIATVIISVFYMIPQMIGAGSLMSLLLDWPYHVAVVVVGAIVVLVVMLGGIRSTLYSQVFQALVLWFSMLLIFAAYMVAFGGPSNLLESSWKVPPPALAKKYFEPKEIDVNQITFRTALQESLKAAEEVLQKNPELPRLPQPGAFARDVWNQFSLALGIIMGTVGLPHVLVYFYTVPKPSDARKGTVGAIFNIGLFYLFSIFVGFAAGTALFYVITNWLVTGYVPWAKNMPVVMSGKLLGGELLMGLAAAGAFAAILSTVGGLMVAATNSVAYDLYANIVRKGKASEEEQLFVARLVALGVGAVAIVGGLLLKGFDVSYLVVLAFGIAASSFATTLIMNLWWDKFTRSGAVASMLVGLLTSVLFVLLRLSGTKALGPIPVLVQPALYSVPASFIAGIVVSKLTSDTGSEEFLKKLHS, encoded by the coding sequence ATGTTCTCCGTAGTAGCTCTCATAATGGTTATAATCGTTGCCATAGTTACCATGGGCATCGCGTGGTGGAGCTACCGGAGGGTTAGGAGCGTCCAAGACTTCTACGCCGCCGGACGCTCCGTGCCTTGGATACTCATAGCGTGGGCCTTGACCTCTAACTACTTGAGCGCGGCCTCCTTCTTGGGCGTCGCCGGGGGGATAAGCAACTTCGGGCTGGATAGGGTCTGGGACCCCATAGGATACTTCGCCGGGTGGGTCTTGGTCTTACTCGTGGCAGCGGAATACATTAGGAAGGTAGGAAAGTTCACAGTCGCTGACATCTTGACCGAGAGGTTCTCCGGCGCCCCGGAGCTCAGGGCGCTAGCGATGATAGCCACGGTGATCATCTCGGTATTCTACATGATTCCCCAAATGATAGGCGCCGGCTCCCTCATGAGCTTGTTGCTAGACTGGCCCTACCACGTAGCAGTAGTCGTGGTGGGTGCTATAGTAGTCCTCGTGGTGATGTTGGGAGGTATAAGGTCCACCTTGTACAGCCAAGTGTTCCAAGCGCTGGTGTTGTGGTTCTCCATGTTGCTAATATTCGCGGCCTACATGGTCGCCTTCGGTGGCCCTTCGAACTTGCTGGAGAGCTCTTGGAAGGTCCCCCCGCCGGCCTTAGCTAAGAAGTACTTCGAGCCCAAAGAGATAGACGTAAACCAGATCACCTTTAGGACCGCCCTCCAAGAGAGCTTGAAGGCCGCGGAGGAAGTCTTGCAAAAGAACCCCGAACTGCCGAGGCTCCCCCAGCCGGGCGCGTTCGCGAGGGACGTGTGGAACCAGTTCAGCCTCGCCTTGGGAATAATAATGGGCACCGTGGGCCTGCCGCACGTGCTGGTCTACTTCTACACCGTCCCCAAGCCCTCCGACGCCCGGAAGGGTACGGTAGGGGCGATATTCAACATAGGCCTCTTCTACTTGTTCTCTATATTCGTGGGCTTCGCCGCCGGCACGGCGCTCTTCTACGTAATCACTAACTGGCTGGTTACCGGTTACGTGCCGTGGGCGAAGAACATGCCTGTGGTCATGAGCGGAAAGCTACTGGGCGGGGAGCTCTTGATGGGACTGGCGGCGGCCGGCGCCTTCGCTGCGATACTCTCCACCGTGGGCGGGCTAATGGTTGCCGCCACGAACAGCGTCGCCTACGACTTGTACGCTAACATAGTGAGGAAGGGGAAGGCCAGCGAGGAGGAGCAGCTGTTCGTCGCGAGGTTGGTGGCCTTGGGAGTGGGGGCGGTAGCGATAGTGGGCGGCCTCCTCCTGAAGGGCTTCGACGTCTCCTACCTAGTGGTGTTGGCCTTCGGAATAGCTGCCAGCTCGTTCGCGACCACGCTCATAATGAACTTGTGGTGGGACAAGTTCACTAGGAGCGGCGCGGTGGCGTCGATGCTGGTTGGCCTCTTGACGTCGGTCCTCTTCGTGCTGCTGAGGCTTTCGGGCACCAAGGCCTTAGGCCCTATACCGGTGCTCGTACAACCCGCGCTGTACAGCGTGCCGGCGTCCTTCATAGCCGGCATCGTAGTGAGCAAGTTAACTTCCGACACGGGCAGCGAGGAGTTCTTGAAGAAGCTGCACTCGTGA
- a CDS encoding DUF485 domain-containing protein yields the protein MSRRALILKLLAPYLVVYFGMALLFGAFKGLAGAPLFGGLSVGLAYALLMFPITWGVVAYYALKAGGEE from the coding sequence ATGAGTAGGAGGGCCTTGATACTGAAGTTGTTGGCGCCGTACTTAGTAGTGTACTTCGGCATGGCATTGCTCTTCGGAGCCTTCAAGGGACTCGCCGGCGCCCCGCTCTTCGGAGGCCTCTCGGTGGGCTTGGCCTACGCGCTCCTAATGTTCCCGATAACTTGGGGCGTGGTAGCGTATTACGCGCTCAAGGCCGGGGGCGAGGAGTGA
- a CDS encoding universal stress protein — MVDFLLAYDGSSPAKKALEEAAWLAKELKGKVYVLYVVDTNALTEVFPDYTGEVAEIALNKAKEVVNEAVEALRKEGVEAEGLVEAGSVAEKIVEVAKSKNVKYIIMGAHGYSGIKKLLIGSVSDKVIRLSDRPVLVVKG, encoded by the coding sequence TTGGTAGACTTCTTGTTGGCCTACGACGGCTCGTCCCCGGCGAAGAAGGCTCTGGAGGAGGCGGCGTGGCTGGCTAAAGAGCTAAAGGGCAAGGTCTACGTCCTCTACGTCGTAGACACCAACGCCCTCACCGAGGTCTTCCCCGATTACACCGGCGAGGTCGCTGAAATAGCATTGAACAAGGCTAAGGAAGTGGTAAACGAGGCGGTGGAGGCGCTGAGGAAGGAGGGGGTAGAGGCGGAGGGGCTTGTGGAGGCCGGGAGCGTCGCGGAGAAGATCGTAGAGGTGGCAAAGTCTAAAAACGTGAAATATATAATAATGGGGGCCCACGGGTACAGCGGAATAAAGAAGCTCTTAATAGGTAGCGTTTCTGACAAGGTGATAAGGCTCAGCGACAGGCCCGTCTTGGTGGTCAAAGGTTAA